One genomic region from Knoellia sp. p5-6-4 encodes:
- a CDS encoding SDR family NAD(P)-dependent oxidoreductase, translating to MSAAPRKTAVVTGASSGIGEATARQLAAAGFEVVCAARRPQRIEPLADEIGGVAVVCDVTDPADVQRLADAVGDRLDVLVNNAGGAFGLESVEEARVEDWRAMYEVNVIGTLQVTQALLPALKASGEGVIVNVGSIAGRTAYEGGGGYTAAKHALAVMTETLRLELVDQRVRVTEIAPGMVRTEGFSVTRFRGDRERAEAVYAGVPQPLVADDVADAIVWMATRPAHVNVDLLVIKPRVQAAPHKVHREP from the coding sequence GTGAGCGCCGCCCCCAGGAAGACCGCCGTCGTCACCGGCGCCAGCAGCGGTATCGGCGAGGCCACCGCCCGCCAGCTGGCCGCCGCCGGCTTCGAGGTGGTCTGCGCCGCCCGCCGGCCGCAGCGCATCGAACCCCTGGCCGACGAGATCGGTGGCGTGGCCGTCGTGTGCGACGTGACCGACCCCGCCGACGTGCAGCGCCTCGCCGACGCTGTGGGCGACCGGCTCGACGTGCTCGTCAACAACGCCGGCGGCGCCTTCGGCCTCGAGTCGGTCGAGGAGGCCCGGGTCGAGGACTGGCGGGCGATGTACGAGGTCAACGTCATCGGCACCCTGCAGGTCACCCAGGCCCTGCTGCCGGCCCTCAAGGCCAGCGGTGAGGGGGTCATCGTCAACGTCGGCTCGATCGCCGGCCGCACGGCATACGAGGGAGGCGGTGGCTACACCGCCGCCAAGCACGCCCTGGCCGTGATGACCGAGACCCTGCGCCTCGAGCTGGTCGACCAGCGGGTGCGGGTCACCGAGATCGCGCCCGGCATGGTGCGCACCGAGGGCTTCTCGGTGACCCGGTTCCGCGGCGACCGGGAGCGCGCTGAGGCCGTGTATGCCGGTGTGCCCCAGCCGCTCGTCGCCGACGACGTCGCCGACGCGATCGTCTGGATGGCGACGCGCCCGGCCCACGTCAACGTCGACCTGCTGGTGATCAAGCCGCGGGTGCAGGCAGCGCCCCACAAGGTGCACCGCGAGCCCTGA